In Mixta intestinalis, the following are encoded in one genomic region:
- the folD gene encoding bifunctional methylenetetrahydrofolate dehydrogenase/methenyltetrahydrofolate cyclohydrolase FolD — MTVLLNGKEIAATIKEELKAQLNAQQRDATLAVILVGNDPASSIYVNNKHRACEYVGIRSLVITLPDSISQAGLLEHIETLNRRDDVDGILVQLPLPPSIDTQAVIQAISPAKDVDGFHPQNVGALSMNHAGLLPCTPAGIIELLKRSHIEIAGKECVVLGRSNIVGKPVAQLLLHENATVTICHSQTKNLPQICQRADILIVAIGKPRAIDSRYVKPGAVVVDVGIHRDSNGHICGDVDFNAVQAIAGAITPVPGGVGPMTIAMLMQNCLIAAERHASLAS, encoded by the coding sequence ATGACGGTTTTACTTAATGGCAAAGAGATTGCCGCAACGATAAAAGAAGAGTTAAAGGCGCAGCTGAACGCTCAACAGCGTGACGCTACCCTTGCGGTTATCCTGGTGGGTAACGATCCTGCCTCTTCGATTTACGTTAATAATAAGCATCGCGCCTGCGAATACGTTGGCATCCGTTCTCTGGTGATCACCCTGCCCGATTCGATTAGCCAGGCCGGGTTGCTGGAGCATATTGAAACCCTGAACCGGCGCGATGATGTTGATGGCATACTGGTGCAGCTGCCGCTTCCCCCATCTATCGATACCCAGGCGGTGATCCAGGCTATCAGCCCCGCCAAGGATGTCGACGGTTTTCATCCGCAGAACGTCGGCGCGCTTTCGATGAATCATGCAGGGCTGTTGCCCTGCACGCCCGCAGGCATTATCGAGCTGCTAAAACGCAGCCATATTGAGATAGCGGGCAAGGAGTGCGTGGTGCTGGGACGCAGCAATATCGTGGGGAAACCGGTGGCTCAGCTTTTGCTGCATGAAAATGCGACGGTTACGATCTGCCATTCGCAGACCAAAAATCTGCCGCAAATTTGCCAGCGCGCCGATATTCTTATCGTTGCTATCGGCAAACCGCGCGCTATAGACAGCCGTTATGTTAAGCCCGGCGCGGTGGTGGTAGATGTCGGTATTCACCGCGACAGCAACGGACATATCTGCGGCGACGTCGATTTTAACGCGGTGCAGGCGATCGCCGGAGCGATAACGCCGGTTCCCGGCGGCGTCGGTCCTATGACGATTGCCATGCTGATGCAAAACTGCCTGATAGCGGCAGAGCGGCACGCTTCACTGGCATCATAA
- the fliF gene encoding flagellar basal-body MS-ring/collar protein FliF codes for MNATATQDTADKKGFNDLLARLRANPRIPLIIAAAAAAAIVVALVLWAKAPDYRVLYNNLSDEDGGAIVTQLTQMNIPYRFEENGGALTVPAEKVHEPRLRLAQQGLPKGGAVGFELLDKEKFGISQFSEQVNYQRALEGELARTMETLGPVKSARVHLAMPKPTLFVREQKSPSASVTLNLQPGRALDEGQISAIVHMVSSSVAGLPPGNVTVVDQSGRLLTHSDAAGRDLNDAQLKYTTEVESRYQQRIEAILAPLVGSGNVHAQVTAQLDFDAREQTEEQYKPNSDPANAAIRSRQSSSSEQLGGQYPGGVPGALSNQPAPANSAPIETPKTNTSGTNNNAAANSGTATSTSTARAMPSNTHHDDTTNYELDRTIRHTKLNVGSVKRLSVAVVVNYRADDKGKAVALNEKQLKQIEDLTREAMGYSVDRGDSINVVNSPFTQSDVTGGDLPFWQQQSFFEQLMNAGRWLLVALVAFVLYRKMVRPQLQRRQEMIKQAAEQAAAQTQQRQQEEAYSVSLSKDEQEQERKSKHRMSAEVMSQRIRDMSENDPRVVALVIRQWMSNEL; via the coding sequence ATGAATGCTACCGCAACCCAGGATACAGCAGATAAGAAAGGCTTTAATGACCTTCTTGCTCGCCTGCGCGCGAATCCGCGAATCCCGCTGATTATTGCGGCGGCCGCCGCTGCCGCTATCGTTGTCGCACTGGTACTGTGGGCGAAAGCGCCCGATTACCGCGTCCTTTATAACAACCTCTCTGATGAGGATGGCGGCGCGATCGTCACGCAGCTGACTCAGATGAATATCCCCTATCGCTTTGAAGAGAACGGCGGCGCGCTGACGGTGCCGGCGGAAAAAGTGCACGAGCCACGTCTGCGTCTGGCGCAGCAGGGGCTGCCGAAAGGCGGTGCCGTTGGCTTTGAACTGCTGGATAAAGAAAAATTCGGTATCAGCCAGTTCAGCGAGCAGGTGAACTACCAGCGCGCACTGGAAGGCGAGCTGGCGCGCACCATGGAAACTCTCGGCCCGGTAAAAAGTGCTCGTGTCCATCTGGCGATGCCCAAACCGACGCTATTCGTACGCGAGCAGAAATCCCCTTCCGCCTCGGTCACGCTGAATCTGCAACCGGGGCGCGCGCTCGATGAAGGCCAGATCAGCGCCATCGTCCATATGGTTTCCAGCAGCGTTGCCGGTTTACCACCGGGTAACGTGACGGTAGTCGATCAGAGCGGTCGCCTGCTGACCCATTCCGATGCCGCCGGACGCGATCTGAATGATGCCCAGCTGAAATACACCACCGAAGTGGAAAGCCGCTATCAGCAGCGTATTGAAGCGATCCTGGCACCGCTTGTCGGCAGCGGCAACGTGCATGCGCAGGTGACTGCCCAGCTCGATTTTGATGCGCGTGAGCAGACTGAAGAACAGTACAAGCCGAACAGCGATCCGGCTAACGCCGCGATTCGTTCGCGTCAGAGCAGCAGCAGCGAACAGCTTGGCGGCCAGTATCCCGGTGGCGTACCGGGCGCGCTCTCGAACCAGCCCGCACCAGCCAATAGCGCGCCAATTGAGACGCCGAAAACCAATACCAGCGGCACCAATAATAATGCCGCCGCCAACAGCGGCACTGCGACCAGCACCAGTACTGCCCGTGCGATGCCGTCAAATACGCATCATGACGACACCACCAACTACGAGCTGGATCGCACTATTCGTCATACCAAACTGAACGTGGGCAGCGTGAAACGCCTGTCGGTTGCCGTGGTAGTCAACTATCGCGCCGATGATAAGGGCAAGGCGGTCGCACTGAACGAGAAGCAGCTGAAACAGATCGAAGATTTGACGCGTGAGGCGATGGGCTACTCCGTCGATCGCGGCGACAGCATCAACGTAGTGAACTCGCCGTTTACCCAGAGCGATGTCACCGGCGGCGATCTGCCGTTCTGGCAACAGCAGTCGTTCTTTGAGCAGCTGATGAACGCCGGACGCTGGTTGCTGGTAGCGCTGGTTGCCTTTGTACTCTACCGCAAAATGGTACGCCCGCAGCTTCAGCGCAGGCAGGAGATGATCAAGCAGGCAGCAGAGCAGGCCGCGGCCCAGACACAGCAGCGCCAGCAGGAAGAAGCCTACTCCGTCTCGCTCAGCAAAGATGAGCAGGAGCAGGAGCGTAAATCGAAACATCGCATGAGCGCCGAAGTCATGAGCCAGCGCATCCGCGATATGTCTGAAAACGATCCGCGCGTTGTGGCGCTGGTTATCCGCCAATGGATGAGTAACGAACTATGA
- the gcvP gene encoding aminomethyl-transferring glycine dehydrogenase, with translation MTETLKQLEYRHAFVRRHIGPSDAQISAMLNTLGVTTLDELTRNIVPADIALRSAPHVGEGLQEHEALNELKAIASRNQRYKSFIGMGYYGTLMPEVIRRNLLENPGWYTAYTPYQPEVSQGRLEALLNFQQLIIDLTGLPLASASLLDEATAAAEAMAMAYRVCNDKTAHRFFVCRDVHPQIVDVVKTRAETLGFEIVVDELSHAVDHDALFGALLPLIGSEGNVYRLDAAIATLKQRQIITCVCADPLALVLLKSPGELGADIVLGSAQRLGVPMGYGGPHAAFFACRDEYKRAMPGRIIGVSRDAAGHPALRMAMQTREQHIRREKANSNICTSQVLLAVIAGMYAVYHGPQGLSRIARRIHRLTTLLAIGLRQAGISLRHQCWFDTLTLQVQDKTAILKRAQRQQINLRSDLPDAIGISLDETTTREDILTLIAVVTGQAPVLDIEALDAELVRNSEPPFPPALLRNTPILTHPVFQRYHSETEMMRYLHKLEQKDLALNQAMIPLGSCTMKLNAAAEMVPITWPEFSELHPFCPPEQAQGYQILIDQLSQWLIALSGYDAICMQPNSGAQGEYAGLLTIRRYQHSCQQPQRHICLIPASAHGTNPASAHMAGMTVVVVSCDRHGNIDLADLEKKAAQAGDTLSCVMVTYPSTHGVYEENIRRVCQIVHQYGGQVYLDGANMNAQVGLTSPGTIGADVSHFNLHKTFSIPHGGGGPGVGPIGVKAHLADFVPGHCVVSDAKRLTRLGAVSAAPFGSASILPISWMYIRMMGSQGLKRASQVAILNANYIARCLNDLFPVLYYGRDGYVAHECILDIRPLKERYGISEMDVAKRLIDYGFHAPTMSFPVAGTLMVEPTESESLEELDRFIAAMRSIYDEAKSVANGEWTLLDNPLVNAPHTQQELTEEWTHPYSRKLAVFPAPHQATSKYWPTVKRLDDVYGDRHLCCGCLPPDD, from the coding sequence ATGACAGAAACATTAAAACAACTTGAATATCGTCATGCGTTTGTCCGTCGCCATATTGGTCCTTCTGACGCACAAATATCAGCCATGTTGAACACTCTGGGCGTCACGACGCTGGATGAGCTGACCCGGAACATTGTGCCTGCGGATATAGCGTTACGCTCTGCTCCTCATGTTGGCGAAGGTTTGCAGGAGCATGAAGCCTTAAACGAGCTGAAAGCTATCGCCAGCCGGAATCAACGCTACAAATCCTTTATCGGCATGGGCTATTACGGCACGCTGATGCCGGAGGTTATCCGGCGTAACCTGCTGGAAAATCCCGGCTGGTATACCGCCTATACGCCCTATCAGCCGGAGGTATCACAGGGACGCCTGGAAGCATTATTAAACTTTCAGCAGCTGATTATCGATCTAACCGGATTGCCGCTGGCCTCCGCTTCGCTGCTGGATGAAGCCACTGCCGCCGCCGAAGCGATGGCGATGGCGTACCGGGTCTGCAACGATAAAACCGCTCACCGTTTTTTTGTCTGCCGCGATGTACATCCGCAAATTGTGGACGTGGTGAAAACGCGCGCGGAAACGCTGGGATTTGAAATTGTTGTCGATGAGCTTTCTCACGCCGTCGATCACGACGCGCTGTTCGGTGCCCTGCTTCCTTTGATCGGCAGTGAAGGCAACGTTTATCGGCTCGACGCGGCGATCGCCACTCTGAAACAGCGGCAGATTATTACCTGCGTCTGCGCCGATCCGCTGGCGCTGGTGCTACTGAAGTCGCCAGGCGAGCTGGGCGCAGATATCGTGCTGGGATCTGCTCAGCGTCTCGGCGTTCCCATGGGCTACGGTGGCCCGCACGCCGCGTTTTTTGCCTGTCGTGATGAGTATAAGCGCGCCATGCCGGGACGCATTATTGGCGTCTCCAGAGATGCTGCCGGTCACCCGGCCCTGCGCATGGCGATGCAAACGCGTGAGCAGCATATTCGCCGGGAGAAAGCAAACTCCAATATCTGTACTTCGCAGGTGCTGCTGGCCGTTATTGCAGGCATGTATGCCGTTTATCATGGCCCACAGGGGCTTTCGCGTATCGCCCGGCGTATCCATCGGCTTACCACGCTGCTGGCAATCGGGCTGCGACAGGCAGGCATCTCCCTGCGCCATCAGTGCTGGTTTGATACCTTAACCCTTCAGGTACAAGATAAAACGGCGATCCTGAAACGCGCTCAGAGGCAGCAGATTAACCTGCGTAGCGACCTGCCAGACGCCATCGGTATTTCGCTGGATGAAACGACCACCAGGGAAGATATTCTTACCCTGATCGCCGTAGTGACCGGTCAGGCTCCCGTACTGGATATCGAAGCACTCGATGCCGAGCTGGTACGCAACAGCGAACCGCCCTTCCCACCGGCGTTGCTACGCAACACGCCCATCCTCACCCATCCCGTTTTTCAGCGCTATCACAGCGAAACGGAAATGATGCGTTATCTGCATAAGCTGGAGCAAAAGGATCTGGCGCTCAATCAGGCGATGATCCCGCTGGGCTCCTGTACCATGAAGCTCAACGCGGCGGCAGAAATGGTGCCGATAACCTGGCCTGAGTTTAGCGAGCTGCATCCATTCTGCCCGCCGGAACAGGCTCAGGGATATCAGATATTGATCGATCAACTCTCGCAGTGGCTGATTGCCCTCAGCGGCTATGATGCCATTTGTATGCAGCCCAACTCCGGCGCACAGGGAGAATATGCCGGTCTGCTGACCATCAGACGTTATCAGCACAGCTGCCAGCAGCCACAGCGCCATATCTGTCTGATCCCGGCCTCCGCGCACGGCACCAACCCGGCTTCCGCTCATATGGCGGGCATGACCGTTGTAGTGGTTAGCTGCGATCGCCACGGCAATATTGATCTCGCCGATTTGGAGAAAAAAGCGGCACAGGCGGGAGATACGCTCTCCTGCGTGATGGTCACCTATCCATCAACGCATGGCGTTTATGAAGAAAATATTCGCCGCGTATGCCAGATCGTCCATCAGTATGGCGGCCAGGTCTATTTAGACGGTGCCAATATGAATGCGCAGGTCGGCCTCACCTCGCCGGGCACTATCGGCGCTGACGTTTCCCACTTTAATCTGCATAAAACCTTCAGCATTCCGCACGGCGGCGGCGGTCCGGGCGTGGGGCCGATCGGCGTTAAGGCACATCTGGCGGATTTTGTTCCTGGGCATTGCGTAGTCAGTGATGCGAAACGGCTGACGCGGCTGGGGGCGGTCAGCGCTGCGCCGTTCGGCAGCGCCTCAATCCTGCCGATAAGCTGGATGTATATTCGTATGATGGGATCGCAGGGGCTGAAGCGGGCCTCGCAGGTGGCGATTCTCAACGCCAATTACATCGCCAGATGCCTTAATGACCTGTTCCCGGTGCTTTATTATGGGCGGGACGGCTATGTTGCCCACGAATGTATTCTGGATATTCGTCCCTTAAAAGAGCGTTACGGCATCAGCGAAATGGATGTGGCAAAACGGCTGATCGATTATGGCTTTCACGCGCCCACCATGTCATTTCCGGTAGCGGGCACGTTGATGGTTGAACCGACAGAATCGGAGAGCCTGGAGGAGCTGGATCGCTTTATTGCCGCCATGCGCAGTATCTATGATGAAGCCAAAAGCGTAGCTAACGGCGAATGGACGCTGCTCGACAATCCTCTGGTTAATGCGCCTCATACGCAGCAGGAGCTGACGGAAGAGTGGACGCATCCCTATAGCCGGAAGCTGGCAGTTTTTCCTGCGCCTCATCAGGCGACCAGTAAATACTGGCCGACGGTGAAACGGCTCGATGATGTCTATGGCGATCGCCATCTCTGCTGCGGCTGTCTGCCGCCAGACGATTAA
- the fliE gene encoding flagellar hook-basal body complex protein FliE produces MAIQGIESVVQQLQLGALQASNRTTETTTQADFATQMRAALDKISETQNSARTQAQNFELGKPGVALNDVMVDLQKSSISMQMGVQVRNKLVSAYQEVMNMQV; encoded by the coding sequence ATGGCAATCCAGGGGATAGAAAGCGTGGTTCAACAGCTGCAGCTTGGTGCGCTGCAGGCCAGTAACAGAACGACTGAAACTACTACGCAGGCAGATTTCGCCACGCAGATGCGCGCAGCGCTGGATAAGATCAGCGAAACGCAAAACAGCGCCCGCACGCAGGCGCAGAATTTTGAGTTAGGTAAGCCCGGCGTGGCGCTGAACGATGTGATGGTCGATCTGCAAAAATCATCTATTTCCATGCAGATGGGCGTGCAGGTGCGTAATAAGCTGGTTTCCGCTTATCAGGAAGTGATGAATATGCAGGTGTAG
- a CDS encoding formate--tetrahydrofolate ligase: protein MKSDIQIAHEAHLLPVQAIAEKLGIDPDDLELYGKYKAKFSNGLWSKISNRKNGKLVLVTAINPTPAGEGKTTVTVGLGQALNHIGKNAVIALREPSLGPCFGMKGGAAGGGYAQVVPMEDLNLHFTGDFHAITSANNLLAAMLDNHIFQGNALDIDPKKIVFKRCMDMNDRTLRHMVVGLGGPKDGVVREDGFVITVASEIMAILCLAKDISDLKQRLARIIVAYSRSGDPVTAADLQAVGAMSSLLKDAINPNLIQTLENTPAIIHGGPFANIAHGCNSVRATTLGLKLADIVVTEAGFGADLGAEKFFDIKCRMSGLRPSCVVLVATTKALKYNGGAGKNEWQHENMEALAKGIVNLGKHIENLKKYGVPVVVTLNAWVSDTAKEHAFIRQYCQDRGCRFALAEVWEKGGAGGVELAREVINTLENETAHFQPLYPDTLPLSDKIETIAKEIYGADGVTWSAAARTMLTKIESMGFGHFPVCMAKTQYSLSDDPTLLGHPTGFSINIREVYVSAGAGFVVALTGSIMTMPGLPKTPAANIIDLNEDGLISGLF from the coding sequence ATGAAATCGGATATTCAAATTGCCCATGAAGCGCATCTGTTACCCGTTCAGGCTATCGCTGAGAAGCTGGGTATCGATCCGGACGATCTGGAGCTGTACGGCAAATACAAAGCAAAATTCAGCAACGGCCTGTGGTCAAAAATCAGCAATCGGAAAAATGGCAAGCTGGTGCTGGTGACCGCCATTAATCCTACTCCCGCAGGCGAAGGCAAAACCACGGTAACAGTTGGCCTCGGACAGGCCTTAAATCATATCGGCAAAAACGCCGTTATCGCCCTGCGTGAGCCTTCCCTCGGCCCCTGCTTCGGGATGAAAGGCGGTGCAGCAGGCGGCGGCTATGCCCAGGTGGTGCCGATGGAAGACCTTAATCTGCACTTTACCGGTGATTTTCATGCCATCACCTCCGCCAATAATCTGCTGGCGGCGATGCTCGATAATCATATTTTCCAGGGCAATGCGTTAGATATCGATCCTAAAAAAATCGTCTTTAAGCGCTGCATGGATATGAACGACCGTACCCTACGCCATATGGTGGTGGGGCTGGGCGGCCCGAAAGATGGCGTGGTACGTGAAGACGGATTCGTGATTACCGTCGCCTCTGAAATTATGGCGATCCTCTGCCTTGCTAAAGATATCAGCGATTTAAAACAGCGGCTGGCACGGATTATCGTTGCATACTCACGCAGCGGCGATCCTGTTACCGCTGCCGATCTTCAGGCGGTGGGCGCGATGTCCAGCCTGCTTAAAGATGCGATTAATCCAAACCTTATCCAGACGCTGGAAAATACCCCCGCGATTATTCACGGCGGCCCTTTTGCCAATATTGCGCACGGCTGCAATAGCGTAAGAGCCACTACGCTGGGGCTGAAACTGGCTGATATTGTAGTCACCGAAGCGGGTTTTGGCGCTGATTTAGGCGCGGAAAAATTCTTCGATATTAAATGCCGCATGAGCGGCTTACGGCCCAGCTGCGTCGTGCTGGTAGCTACCACCAAGGCGCTGAAATATAACGGCGGTGCCGGAAAAAATGAGTGGCAGCACGAAAATATGGAGGCGCTGGCAAAAGGCATCGTTAACCTCGGCAAACATATTGAGAACCTGAAAAAATATGGCGTTCCTGTAGTGGTAACGCTCAACGCCTGGGTCAGCGACACCGCCAAAGAACATGCTTTTATCCGCCAGTACTGTCAGGATCGGGGATGCCGCTTTGCGCTGGCGGAGGTCTGGGAAAAAGGCGGCGCGGGCGGCGTTGAGCTGGCCAGAGAGGTTATCAATACCCTGGAGAATGAAACTGCGCATTTTCAGCCGCTCTATCCGGATACGCTGCCATTAAGCGACAAGATAGAAACTATTGCGAAAGAAATTTACGGTGCCGATGGCGTGACCTGGAGCGCCGCAGCCCGCACCATGCTAACGAAAATAGAGAGCATGGGCTTCGGCCACTTCCCGGTTTGTATGGCAAAAACGCAATACTCCCTGTCAGACGATCCCACGCTGCTGGGCCATCCAACCGGTTTCAGCATCAATATCCGTGAAGTGTATGTCTCTGCCGGTGCCGGGTTTGTTGTGGCGTTAACCGGATCAATCATGACCATGCCCGGCCTGCCTAAAACACCCGCGGCCAATATTATCGACCTCAACGAGGATGGCCTGATCAGCGGGCTGTTTTAA
- a CDS encoding type VI secretion system amidase effector protein Tae4, whose translation MGITFNALWNAHPEIKGDEYPCRDRQGHKAFSDQCAIRVGVALARCGYDVTKLHAKFCWHHPKSAGHILRAEELAKALERTTIPGVFPVVKVNVDNFEKTLKNQTGIIFFKDYWRHNNETFLNRSGDHIDLWNGSRLTTRLSYLRIQWGLSIENVWSSFSNAKEIRFWRIL comes from the coding sequence ATGGGCATCACTTTTAACGCGCTCTGGAATGCACACCCGGAGATAAAGGGCGATGAATATCCGTGTCGTGATCGTCAAGGGCATAAAGCGTTTAGCGATCAGTGCGCTATCAGAGTTGGCGTTGCTCTGGCACGCTGTGGATATGATGTAACCAAATTGCATGCAAAATTCTGCTGGCATCATCCTAAAAGCGCCGGGCATATTTTACGAGCTGAAGAACTGGCGAAAGCCCTGGAACGAACAACTATACCAGGCGTGTTTCCTGTAGTAAAAGTTAATGTAGACAACTTCGAAAAAACGTTGAAAAATCAAACAGGAATAATTTTTTTCAAAGACTATTGGCGGCATAATAATGAAACTTTCCTGAATCGCAGCGGCGACCACATTGATTTATGGAACGGATCCCGGCTGACAACTCGTCTCAGCTATTTACGCATCCAGTGGGGATTGAGTATTGAGAACGTCTGGAGTAGTTTCTCAAATGCAAAGGAGATCCGGTTTTGGCGAATTTTATAA
- a CDS encoding YrhA family protein — MSSLASAVNEFNRLGEKMGYEINPPYTGSIPSCDFGRGIVQKTAFWQQYEKLLRISNGLFADGHTFYGLTTDNNEPGLIEFNTVLNTQGFEFESMKGRIVIGENNTDTLYYDTLTGKWESCDRIGTENVWESCNTLAELLETQITMLKESHPDIA, encoded by the coding sequence ATGAGTAGTTTAGCGTCCGCTGTAAATGAATTTAATCGGCTGGGTGAAAAGATGGGGTATGAGATCAACCCACCTTATACAGGGTCGATCCCTTCCTGTGATTTTGGGCGCGGCATTGTACAGAAGACAGCATTTTGGCAACAATATGAAAAATTGTTGCGTATCAGTAACGGTCTGTTTGCTGATGGACATACATTTTATGGTTTGACGACAGACAATAATGAACCCGGACTGATTGAATTTAATACAGTGTTAAACACACAGGGTTTTGAATTTGAAAGTATGAAAGGACGTATTGTTATTGGTGAGAATAATACGGATACACTCTATTACGATACGCTGACAGGAAAATGGGAATCCTGCGATCGTATTGGCACTGAGAATGTATGGGAATCATGCAATACTCTGGCTGAGCTGTTAGAAACTCAAATAACTATGTTGAAAGAAAGCCATCCGGATATAGCCTGA
- a CDS encoding alanine/glycine:cation symporter family protein, with amino-acid sequence MDILSHFVNQVNDLLWNQLLIYLLCGVGIYYTIALGFVQVRYFKASITSLFGNISLFGKRADKRGMSSFQAVTTAIAGQVGTGNLAGPSTAILAGGPGAIFWMWVSSFLGMATIYAEAILAQKYRTQDKEGQVVGGPAYYIEQGLHCKWLAVLFALLIILALGFIGNMVQSNSIASAFYGSLSIPLWVSGLIVAALTAFVIIGGIGSIASFTEKIVPIKAVLYFAGTFVILVYNYEWIIPAFKIIFVAAFNPQAVLGGGIGIAIQEAMRFGIARGLFSNEAGMGSTPHAHALAKVENEEQQGLIAMMGVFVVAVIVTITALAIITSGLSMWDAGGQQAASFMSVYQGLQGIELTQMAYSWVFGRFGSIFISFALLCFAFTTIIGWYYYGEMNIRYLFNNKKAVRIYQCIVVIFIFCASLIKVDVVWNMADMFNGLMVLPNLTALILLSPVVIRLTRAIKKRSPVDKEAKR; translated from the coding sequence ATGGATATCTTGAGTCACTTTGTTAATCAGGTAAATGATCTGCTATGGAACCAACTACTAATCTATTTGCTCTGCGGTGTGGGTATTTATTACACCATTGCCCTGGGATTTGTACAGGTTCGTTACTTTAAAGCGAGCATTACATCGCTATTTGGCAACATCTCTCTGTTTGGTAAACGAGCAGATAAACGGGGAATGAGTTCATTCCAGGCCGTTACTACCGCTATCGCTGGTCAGGTGGGAACCGGTAATTTAGCCGGCCCGTCGACGGCAATTCTGGCTGGTGGCCCTGGTGCTATTTTCTGGATGTGGGTCTCTTCTTTTCTGGGCATGGCAACCATTTATGCCGAAGCGATTCTGGCACAGAAATACCGTACTCAGGATAAAGAAGGTCAGGTCGTTGGCGGCCCGGCGTATTACATTGAACAGGGATTGCACTGTAAATGGCTGGCGGTACTTTTTGCGCTATTGATTATTTTAGCGCTCGGCTTTATTGGCAATATGGTGCAGTCTAACTCTATCGCCTCAGCTTTTTATGGCTCATTAAGTATTCCGCTCTGGGTCAGCGGTTTGATCGTCGCCGCGCTGACCGCCTTTGTAATTATTGGTGGCATTGGCAGCATCGCCTCGTTTACCGAAAAAATTGTGCCGATAAAAGCGGTGCTTTATTTTGCCGGTACCTTTGTCATTCTGGTTTATAACTATGAATGGATTATTCCGGCATTTAAAATCATCTTTGTTGCTGCCTTTAATCCCCAGGCGGTGCTCGGCGGCGGTATCGGTATCGCGATTCAGGAAGCGATGCGTTTCGGTATCGCTCGCGGCCTCTTCTCTAATGAGGCTGGCATGGGCTCCACGCCCCACGCGCACGCGCTGGCAAAGGTAGAAAATGAAGAGCAGCAAGGCCTTATCGCTATGATGGGGGTCTTCGTCGTTGCAGTTATCGTCACGATCACCGCGCTGGCGATTATTACTTCTGGCCTGAGCATGTGGGATGCTGGCGGGCAACAAGCCGCCTCCTTTATGTCCGTTTATCAGGGGTTACAGGGCATTGAGCTGACGCAAATGGCCTACTCCTGGGTCTTCGGGCGGTTCGGCAGCATCTTTATTTCCTTCGCGCTGTTGTGTTTCGCGTTTACCACTATTATCGGCTGGTATTACTACGGCGAAATGAATATTCGCTACCTGTTTAATAATAAAAAGGCCGTGCGTATTTATCAGTGCATTGTCGTCATATTTATATTTTGCGCCTCACTCATCAAGGTGGATGTAGTATGGAATATGGCGGATATGTTTAATGGACTGATGGTACTGCCTAATCTGACCGCCCTCATATTATTATCACCGGTAGTTATTCGCCTAACCCGCGCCATAAAAAAACGCTCCCCTGTGGATAAGGAGGCAAAGCGATGA